A region of Nitrospinota bacterium DNA encodes the following proteins:
- a CDS encoding PQQ-binding-like beta-propeller repeat protein: MRKNLYSSFAWVIVAVFMAGCGGGAGKPAGGASPGAVTQKDVQVMFRGGPARTGVYSNAGLPEFHGLAWKFKTGKWWNKLSGGIFIYSTPAVMDGVAYFGAGDGNIYAVDIKTGAEKWRFVTGRDVSWMGRWVISSPSVLNGVVYIGAGDGKLYALNTDTGAVIWAFQTGGDVISSPAVEGDAVYFGSLDGKLYSVNIHTGKENWNLDTFGGVFTAPALDGGMIYIGNRSHDLVAVDKATGKEKWRYRTKKDVDSTPAVADGVVYFGSGDTGIYALDALTGKEKWKYKTTHGVYCSPTVGGGMVYTGSWDGNLYALDAVTGKEKWRFKTRYRVDSPPALVNGLLYFGSGDKFLYVVDAATGQEKWKFETGEEVIASPVVLDGLVLAGSRDGYLYALR, translated from the coding sequence ATGCGAAAAAATCTGTATTCCTCGTTTGCGTGGGTGATAGTAGCGGTATTTATGGCGGGTTGCGGTGGCGGCGCAGGCAAACCGGCAGGAGGCGCGTCGCCAGGCGCGGTCACGCAAAAAGATGTTCAAGTGATGTTTCGCGGCGGCCCTGCCAGGACCGGCGTTTACAGCAACGCCGGGTTGCCGGAGTTTCACGGACTGGCCTGGAAATTCAAGACCGGGAAATGGTGGAACAAGCTCAGCGGCGGGATTTTCATCTACTCCACCCCGGCGGTGATGGACGGAGTGGCCTATTTTGGCGCCGGGGACGGCAACATTTACGCTGTGGATATAAAGACCGGCGCCGAGAAATGGCGGTTCGTCACGGGGCGCGATGTTTCCTGGATGGGCAGATGGGTCATCAGCTCCCCGTCGGTCCTGAACGGCGTGGTGTACATCGGGGCCGGGGACGGCAAGCTGTACGCCCTCAACACCGACACCGGAGCCGTAATCTGGGCTTTCCAGACCGGCGGCGATGTTATATCTTCCCCGGCGGTGGAAGGAGATGCGGTTTATTTCGGCTCCCTGGATGGCAAGCTTTATTCGGTGAACATCCATACCGGCAAAGAGAACTGGAATCTGGATACCTTTGGCGGGGTGTTCACCGCCCCCGCGCTGGACGGCGGCATGATATACATCGGCAACCGCTCCCACGACCTTGTGGCGGTGGACAAGGCTACCGGCAAAGAAAAATGGCGCTACCGCACCAAAAAAGATGTGGATAGCACCCCGGCTGTGGCCGATGGGGTGGTGTATTTCGGCTCCGGCGACACGGGGATATACGCTTTGGACGCCCTCACAGGCAAGGAGAAATGGAAGTACAAGACCACCCATGGGGTGTATTGCTCTCCAACGGTGGGCGGCGGCATGGTTTACACCGGTAGCTGGGATGGCAACCTGTACGCTTTGGACGCCGTCACTGGCAAGGAGAAATGGCGGTTTAAAACCCGGTACAGGGTGGATTCTCCCCCCGCGCTGGTGAACGGCCTTCTCTATTTTGGATCGGGCGACAAATTCCTTTACGTTGTGGACGCCGCCACCGGGCAGGAAAAATGGAAATTCGAGACCGGGGAGGAAGTTATTGCCTCTCCAGTGGTCCTCGATGGCCTTGTGCTGGCGGGTAGCAGAGACGGTTATTTATACGCCTTGCGATAA
- the purL gene encoding phosphoribosylformylglycinamidine synthase subunit PurL codes for MIDTQQITLHGLTYDEFDLALEILGRQPNMVELGIFSVMWSEHCSYKSSRAHLGKFPTKGPQVIQGPGENAGVVDIGDGLAVVFKMESHNHPSYIEPYQGAATGVGGILRDVFTMGARPVALLDSLRFGDINHPKTKYLVDGVVAGIAGYGNCMGVPTIGGELYFHESYNGNCLVNAFNLGIVRKDKIFLGAAAGAGNPVMYVGSKTGRDGIHGATMASAEFGEGNEERRPTVQVGDPFTEKLLLEACLELFKTDYVVGIQDMGAAGLTSSSFEMAGRAGTGVEMNLDKVPRREEGMTPYEIMLSESQERMLLVCRKGTEDKVKAIFEKWGLAAEVVGVVTADGMVRIRENGVVVAEMPAAPLAQKAPVYSRLAMPPEELAKRNTLDITLLPAPKDYTFALGEMMASPNICSREWIFKQYDHMVRTDTIELPGSDASVIRVKGTSKAVAMSVDCNSRYCYFDPFEGGKQAVAEAARNVACSGAKPLAITDCLNFGSPEREEVMWQFTQAISGMSEACLALNTPVVSGNVSFYNQTGDQAVNPTPSVGAVGLLEDASKLVGQYFKNEGDTIIVLGDTFAEIGASEYLAVSHGMEKGAPPVVDLKKEAALQKLMFQLADKRLVSSMHDVSDGGLAVALAEACFKKEQPFRPGMAVSFNTTLRPDFFLFSETQSRVVLSCNPSKAAEVMKLAGSLGVHAFKAGKVTRDDVEIMVNGQLLVKTSATALMKRWSEALPKMMA; via the coding sequence ATGATTGACACGCAACAAATTACCCTTCACGGGCTGACTTACGACGAATTCGACCTTGCGCTGGAAATCCTGGGCCGCCAGCCAAACATGGTGGAACTGGGCATATTTTCAGTGATGTGGAGCGAACATTGCTCCTATAAAAGCTCCAGGGCCCATCTTGGCAAATTCCCTACCAAGGGGCCGCAGGTTATCCAGGGGCCGGGGGAGAACGCCGGTGTTGTGGACATTGGCGACGGGCTAGCTGTGGTGTTCAAAATGGAATCGCACAACCACCCATCGTATATCGAGCCATACCAGGGCGCGGCCACGGGGGTCGGTGGCATTTTGCGGGACGTGTTCACCATGGGCGCCCGGCCCGTGGCGTTGCTGGATTCGCTCCGGTTCGGGGACATCAACCATCCAAAAACAAAATATCTTGTGGACGGCGTGGTGGCTGGCATTGCCGGATATGGCAACTGCATGGGCGTTCCCACCATCGGCGGGGAGCTTTATTTTCACGAAAGTTACAACGGCAACTGCCTTGTGAACGCTTTCAACCTGGGCATAGTAAGGAAAGACAAAATTTTCCTTGGCGCCGCCGCCGGGGCGGGGAACCCTGTCATGTACGTGGGCTCCAAAACCGGGCGGGACGGCATCCATGGCGCCACCATGGCCTCCGCAGAGTTTGGCGAGGGGAACGAGGAGCGCAGACCAACCGTTCAAGTTGGCGACCCTTTCACGGAAAAACTTCTGCTGGAAGCCTGCTTGGAGCTGTTCAAGACCGATTATGTGGTTGGCATTCAGGACATGGGCGCCGCCGGGCTTACATCGTCATCTTTCGAGATGGCGGGCCGCGCCGGAACCGGCGTGGAGATGAACCTGGACAAGGTGCCCCGCCGCGAAGAGGGGATGACACCTTACGAGATAATGCTTTCCGAATCGCAGGAGCGGATGCTCCTCGTATGCCGGAAAGGCACAGAAGATAAAGTAAAAGCCATTTTCGAAAAATGGGGCCTTGCCGCCGAGGTGGTGGGAGTGGTCACCGCCGACGGGATGGTGAGAATACGGGAAAACGGCGTGGTGGTGGCCGAAATGCCCGCCGCGCCCCTGGCGCAGAAAGCGCCGGTTTACAGCAGGCTGGCCATGCCGCCGGAGGAATTGGCAAAACGGAACACGCTGGACATAACCCTCCTTCCCGCGCCGAAAGATTACACCTTCGCCCTGGGGGAGATGATGGCCTCGCCAAACATCTGCTCGCGGGAATGGATATTCAAACAGTACGACCACATGGTACGCACAGACACCATAGAGCTTCCCGGGTCCGACGCCTCGGTGATACGGGTGAAGGGGACCTCCAAGGCCGTGGCCATGAGCGTGGACTGCAACTCCCGCTACTGTTATTTCGACCCCTTCGAGGGGGGCAAACAGGCGGTGGCCGAAGCGGCGCGCAACGTGGCCTGTTCCGGCGCGAAACCACTGGCCATTACGGACTGTCTCAATTTCGGCAGTCCCGAGCGCGAAGAGGTGATGTGGCAGTTCACCCAGGCCATCAGCGGAATGTCCGAGGCGTGCCTCGCCCTGAACACCCCTGTGGTTTCCGGCAACGTATCGTTCTACAACCAAACCGGCGACCAGGCGGTGAATCCCACCCCGTCCGTTGGCGCCGTGGGTTTGCTGGAGGACGCCTCCAAGCTCGTGGGCCAGTATTTCAAAAACGAGGGGGACACGATTATCGTTCTCGGCGACACCTTCGCAGAGATAGGCGCCAGCGAATACCTGGCCGTGTCGCACGGAATGGAAAAAGGCGCCCCGCCGGTGGTGGACCTGAAAAAAGAGGCGGCCCTTCAAAAACTCATGTTCCAGCTGGCGGATAAACGGTTAGTCAGCTCCATGCACGACGTGTCCGACGGCGGGCTGGCGGTGGCCCTGGCGGAAGCCTGTTTCAAGAAAGAGCAACCCTTCCGGCCCGGCATGGCGGTTTCGTTCAACACCACTTTGCGGCCGGACTTTTTCCTGTTCTCCGAAACCCAGTCCCGTGTAGTGTTATCCTGCAACCCCTCCAAGGCGGCGGAAGTGATGAAGCTTGCAGGGTCGCTGGGCGTACACGCGTTCAAGGCGGGGAAAGTTACCCGTGACGATGTGGAGATTATGGTGAACGGCCAGCTGTTGGTGAAAACCAGCGCCACGGCGTTGATGAAAAGGTGGAGCGAAGCCCTGCCGAAAATGATGGCCTGA
- a CDS encoding SCO family protein, which produces MRPHRISAITLFISCAIVALWPMKSFGQHDHGSHGQDSQMEHGSHAGHKPLSEDEMRKRMMKWIPGAEAKVGQKVDGALTFIDQNGKKVKLKDYMDKPFFITFIFTDCPHICPTIAGNMGKAAAEAKNKYGDKFRMLTISFDTERDDVKRIKDYATNFTTNPKFWTFGVAEKESVNKLTEAFGFSFMPSKDEIWAHITMVTAVNKGGVITKQIYGTKVDPQEFGDTLAAMIKK; this is translated from the coding sequence ATGCGCCCCCATCGTATAAGCGCCATAACTTTGTTCATTTCATGCGCCATAGTGGCGCTGTGGCCGATGAAATCCTTCGGCCAGCACGACCACGGCTCGCACGGGCAGGATTCTCAGATGGAACATGGATCCCACGCCGGTCACAAGCCCCTCAGCGAAGACGAAATGCGCAAGCGGATGATGAAATGGATCCCCGGCGCGGAGGCCAAGGTGGGCCAGAAGGTGGATGGCGCCCTGACCTTCATCGACCAGAACGGCAAGAAAGTGAAACTGAAGGATTACATGGACAAACCGTTCTTTATAACCTTCATTTTCACCGATTGCCCCCATATATGCCCCACCATCGCCGGGAACATGGGCAAAGCCGCCGCCGAGGCTAAAAACAAGTATGGCGACAAGTTCCGCATGCTCACCATAAGCTTCGACACGGAGCGGGACGACGTGAAACGCATAAAAGATTACGCCACCAACTTCACCACCAACCCCAAGTTCTGGACCTTCGGCGTGGCGGAAAAAGAGTCCGTCAACAAACTCACCGAGGCTTTCGGTTTCTCCTTCATGCCCTCCAAAGACGAGATTTGGGCGCACATAACCATGGTCACCGCCGTAAACAAGGGGGGCGTGATAACCAAGCAGATATATGGCACCAAGGTGGATCCCCAGGAGTTCGGCGACACCCTGGCGGCTATGATAAAGAAGTGA
- a CDS encoding MerR family transcriptional regulator: protein MEKEDQEVQDLLFSAPGPDRMFYKIRDVAKLVGVKPHVLRYWETEFPQLSPQKNKNGQRVYTRKDVELAIEIRRLLHHEKFSIAGARQALKKKRGHSPPARETSAGPSAALMALKETRDELAGILDTLKSPV from the coding sequence ATGGAAAAAGAAGACCAGGAGGTCCAGGATCTCCTTTTTAGCGCCCCCGGCCCGGACAGGATGTTTTACAAGATCCGGGACGTGGCCAAGCTTGTAGGGGTAAAGCCCCATGTCCTGCGCTATTGGGAGACGGAGTTCCCCCAGCTGTCGCCGCAGAAAAACAAGAACGGCCAGCGTGTTTACACCAGAAAAGATGTGGAGCTGGCCATTGAAATCCGGCGGCTTCTCCACCATGAGAAGTTTTCGATAGCCGGGGCCCGGCAGGCGTTGAAGAAAAAGCGGGGGCATTCCCCCCCGGCCAGGGAAACCTCCGCAGGGCCATCGGCGGCGCTTATGGCGTTAAAAGAAACGCGGGATGAACTGGCCGGGATACTGGATACCTTAAAAAGCCCCGTTTAG
- a CDS encoding alpha/beta hydrolase — protein sequence MFNKTATAAYILACVLALPAWAGEVHLRHGGLELNANLEPAPGGSINDGPVILMAHGTMGHNGMETISTLQKLFGENGISSLAINLSLSESARHGMYPCENLQRHRHEDAVGEIFAWVEWLKARGVKDIYLFGHSRGASQVALVAGKLTSGAVKGAILLAPITWESKTVHENYLARRGKPLEPLLAHAQALISSGKPEAVLEKTGFLHCAETNVTAGSFVSYYGGGVEQDTPSLLSRVNTPVLVIAGSNDDVVGDLVERVKPHTGGGKIKLVIVDGADHFFRDIFAYDVADAVKSFTTGK from the coding sequence ATGTTTAACAAGACCGCCACGGCGGCGTACATCCTCGCTTGCGTCTTGGCTCTGCCAGCCTGGGCGGGCGAGGTACATCTCCGCCATGGCGGGCTTGAGTTAAACGCCAATCTGGAGCCGGCCCCTGGCGGATCGATTAATGACGGGCCGGTGATCCTTATGGCCCATGGAACCATGGGCCATAACGGGATGGAAACCATATCCACCCTGCAAAAACTGTTCGGCGAAAACGGTATAAGCTCGCTGGCCATAAACCTTAGCCTCTCGGAAAGCGCCAGGCATGGCATGTATCCCTGCGAAAACCTGCAACGCCATCGCCATGAAGACGCGGTGGGCGAAATTTTCGCTTGGGTAGAGTGGTTGAAAGCCCGGGGCGTTAAGGATATTTACCTGTTCGGCCATTCCAGGGGCGCAAGCCAGGTGGCGCTGGTGGCGGGCAAACTGACATCTGGCGCCGTGAAAGGCGCCATATTGCTGGCTCCCATTACGTGGGAATCGAAAACCGTTCACGAAAACTACCTGGCCCGCCGCGGGAAACCGCTGGAGCCTTTATTGGCCCATGCGCAGGCGCTGATTTCTTCCGGCAAACCGGAGGCTGTGCTGGAGAAAACCGGGTTCCTGCATTGCGCCGAAACCAATGTCACCGCAGGGTCTTTCGTTTCATACTATGGCGGCGGGGTGGAGCAAGACACCCCATCGCTATTGTCCAGAGTCAACACGCCGGTACTGGTTATCGCCGGGTCGAACGACGATGTGGTGGGAGACCTTGTTGAAAGGGTGAAACCACACACCGGTGGCGGGAAAATAAAACTTGTGATTGTGGATGGGGCAGATCATTTCTTCCGGGACATCTTCGCTTATGACGTGGCCGATGCGGTCAAGAGTTTTACAACCGGCAAATGA
- a CDS encoding glycosyltransferase, with protein MKKPSSPIKIAHCGIGLGSGGGIPRMDTFHHRFLNRDVFEPVFVIPNRPDPADVPFDPSMEYIYTGADDRFSKLVEIFSGVDIVQFPGGFSPAICEAARQARVPALVETMHLCEPGQLYPDIDVTICVSETVRKYQPDQSKTAVVLNGIDLAEFPFREQPAPGNRVVVLESARREKPKHFHLDELAEELLPLDPRLELWLAGRNQTGPSTGRVKFMGLSGDMGALYAKADIMLLVSKVEPFGLVALEAMACGALPIVAGDGGMAEIVTHGVDGWIVKGDDRRDIADTVKQALAIRGTPLWEQMRRAAREKVEKRFDARHCVAGYEKIYLELLEKKGRRKDHGPFTPRPTPETALDDAVNHFNIGDWQGIEQDIKQMADSTGLFTIPLCAKVAADLGMQAFARGENELAERVFEKLFRSGLRGKNWMRQWASITPEGELKLSALAELVRLEPGNPETVMLYAEALIMAGRMDEALTALAEGALLNPIATELSETLELLKRKLAGNR; from the coding sequence ATGAAAAAACCATCCAGCCCCATCAAGATAGCCCATTGCGGTATCGGTTTGGGCTCTGGCGGGGGGATACCCCGGATGGACACGTTCCATCACAGGTTCTTGAACCGGGACGTATTCGAGCCCGTTTTCGTAATACCCAACCGGCCGGATCCGGCGGATGTCCCTTTCGACCCTTCCATGGAATATATCTACACCGGCGCCGATGACAGGTTTTCAAAACTTGTCGAGATATTCTCCGGCGTGGACATCGTGCAGTTTCCCGGGGGGTTCTCGCCCGCCATTTGCGAGGCGGCCCGGCAGGCCCGGGTTCCCGCGCTGGTGGAAACTATGCACCTTTGTGAGCCGGGCCAGCTTTACCCGGATATAGACGTGACAATCTGCGTTTCCGAAACCGTCAGGAAATATCAGCCGGATCAATCCAAAACCGCAGTGGTGTTGAATGGCATAGACCTGGCGGAGTTTCCATTCCGGGAACAGCCCGCGCCGGGAAATCGTGTGGTGGTTCTGGAATCGGCCCGGCGGGAGAAACCGAAACATTTCCATCTGGACGAACTGGCCGAAGAGCTTCTGCCCCTCGACCCGCGGCTGGAATTGTGGCTGGCGGGGCGCAACCAGACCGGCCCATCCACCGGCAGGGTGAAATTCATGGGTTTGTCCGGCGACATGGGCGCATTGTACGCCAAGGCGGACATAATGTTGCTGGTCTCCAAAGTGGAGCCTTTCGGGCTGGTGGCGCTGGAGGCCATGGCGTGCGGCGCTCTCCCGATAGTGGCTGGGGACGGCGGCATGGCGGAGATCGTCACCCACGGAGTGGACGGCTGGATAGTAAAAGGGGACGACCGCCGGGATATTGCGGATACCGTTAAGCAGGCCCTGGCCATTCGCGGAACGCCCCTATGGGAACAAATGCGCCGCGCCGCCCGGGAGAAGGTGGAGAAACGTTTTGACGCCCGCCATTGCGTGGCCGGATACGAGAAAATATATCTTGAGCTGTTGGAGAAAAAGGGCAGGCGCAAGGACCATGGCCCATTCACCCCCAGACCCACCCCCGAGACGGCGCTGGACGACGCGGTGAACCATTTCAACATCGGCGACTGGCAGGGCATCGAACAAGACATAAAGCAAATGGCCGATTCGACAGGGTTATTCACCATCCCCCTTTGCGCCAAAGTGGCCGCGGACTTGGGGATGCAAGCCTTCGCCAGGGGGGAAAACGAACTGGCCGAGCGGGTTTTCGAGAAACTGTTCCGCTCCGGCCTCCGGGGGAAAAACTGGATGCGCCAATGGGCCTCCATCACGCCCGAGGGGGAATTGAAGTTATCGGCATTGGCCGAACTTGTACGGCTGGAGCCGGGAAACCCCGAAACGGTCATGCTGTACGCAGAGGCTCTCATAATGGCCGGGCGCATGGATGAAGCCTTAACCGCCCTGGCCGAGGGGGCGCTATTAAATCCCATCGCCACGGAACTTTCAGAAACTCTGGAACTGCTCAAAAGAAAGCTGGCGGGTAATAGGTAA
- the tatA gene encoding twin-arginine translocase TatA/TatE family subunit produces MFGIGMPELLVILLICLVVFGASRLPDIGSGLGKGIKNFKKSLSDTEKALKEPEADKPDKDEPKA; encoded by the coding sequence ATGTTCGGAATAGGCATGCCGGAGCTTCTTGTAATTCTGCTCATCTGCCTTGTGGTGTTCGGGGCCAGCCGTCTGCCGGACATCGGAAGCGGTCTTGGCAAGGGGATAAAGAATTTTAAAAAATCCCTGAGCGACACGGAAAAAGCGCTAAAAGAGCCCGAGGCGGACAAACCTGATAAGGACGAACCAAAAGCGTAA
- a CDS encoding arsenate reductase ArsC, whose translation MGKLKTLFLCVGNSCRSQMAEGFARSLKGELIEPYSAGSRPGQLNPLAVRAMAEAGVDISGQAPKHVDVLMGIPFDYVITLCDEGARDCPIFPGAARKIHRGFDDPPRLAQNAVNEEDAMSHYRRVRDGIKAFVETLPWSLTGEL comes from the coding sequence ATGGGCAAACTGAAAACACTTTTCCTTTGCGTGGGCAATTCCTGCCGGAGCCAGATGGCCGAAGGGTTCGCCAGAAGCCTGAAAGGGGAATTGATCGAGCCGTATTCCGCCGGGTCCCGTCCGGGCCAGCTGAACCCATTGGCCGTGCGCGCCATGGCCGAGGCGGGGGTGGACATATCCGGCCAAGCGCCCAAACATGTGGACGTGTTAATGGGGATACCTTTCGATTACGTCATAACCCTATGTGACGAAGGGGCGCGGGACTGCCCCATATTTCCCGGCGCGGCCAGGAAAATCCACAGGGGTTTCGACGACCCGCCCAGGCTGGCGCAAAACGCCGTTAATGAAGAAGATGCCATGTCCCATTACCGCCGCGTGCGGGATGGGATAAAAGCGTTTGTGGAGACACTGCCGTGGAGTTTGACCGGCGAGTTATGA
- the fusA gene encoding elongation factor G yields the protein MKTYTPDKIRNVGIIAHSGAGKTTLAESILYDAGMIKKRGLTTTGDTVMDYDPDEIKRQISISTSVASLDWEGHKINILDTPGDQNFVADALLCMGVMDSALVIVSAISGIKAQTERVWRWACDHKLPRVIFINKMDSERASYEAAFGQIDSVFHQKTLKFTIPIGSGPGFAGVVDLLFMKAYIYDKDGEGRFRVEEIPDNFRKWAEKERREMVESVAETDEKLLEKYVAQGDLTEEELFAGLRRAVISGEVVPVLCGSALLNIVVRKTLNTIIHFLPSPLDIPPRQATAPNGSPVSVKPDPEGPLTAYVFKTVVDPYAGRMSYIRLFSGSLAPDSNITNASHDQKEHIGPLLTVIGKKQEPARQGVTGDIVAVAKLKATLTGDTLCDGKTPAMFKKEEPPHPVVWVAVDAAGRNDEDKLTSSLARLMEEDPAIHVEMDRETKELVVSGMGQIHMEVTFARLKSRYGLDVTTHPPKIAYKETIRGRAKAHGRLKKQTGGHGQFADCWIEIEPSGDGKPFEFVNAIVGGVIPRQYIPGVEKGVREAMESGTLAGFPVTGLKVTLVDGQFHEVDSSEIAFKIAASMAFKQAMADARPVLLEPVMELEVVVPADCVGDVLSDISHRRGRVTGVGMMGGDEQIKALAPLSETLDYDQNLRSITGGRGRFAIHFHAYEEAPPPVAQKVISSAARNQQGKG from the coding sequence ATGAAAACCTATACGCCGGACAAGATACGAAACGTAGGAATCATAGCCCACAGCGGGGCCGGGAAAACCACCCTGGCCGAGTCCATCCTGTACGACGCGGGGATGATCAAGAAACGGGGGCTTACCACCACCGGCGACACCGTTATGGATTACGACCCCGACGAGATAAAACGGCAGATTTCCATCTCCACCTCCGTGGCCTCGCTGGACTGGGAGGGGCACAAGATAAACATCCTGGACACTCCCGGCGACCAGAACTTCGTGGCCGACGCCCTGCTTTGCATGGGGGTGATGGATTCGGCGCTGGTGATAGTCTCGGCCATTTCAGGCATCAAGGCCCAGACCGAAAGGGTGTGGCGCTGGGCGTGCGACCACAAACTGCCCCGGGTAATCTTTATAAACAAGATGGACTCGGAACGGGCATCCTACGAAGCGGCCTTCGGCCAGATAGACTCGGTGTTCCACCAGAAGACCTTGAAGTTCACCATCCCCATAGGCTCCGGCCCCGGTTTCGCCGGAGTGGTGGACCTGCTATTCATGAAAGCCTATATATACGACAAAGACGGCGAGGGAAGGTTCCGGGTGGAGGAGATTCCGGACAACTTCCGGAAATGGGCCGAGAAGGAACGGCGGGAGATGGTGGAGTCGGTGGCGGAAACCGACGAGAAGTTGCTGGAGAAATACGTGGCCCAGGGTGACCTTACGGAGGAGGAACTGTTCGCTGGCCTGCGCCGCGCCGTGATATCCGGCGAGGTGGTTCCGGTGCTTTGCGGCTCCGCCCTGCTGAACATCGTCGTGCGAAAAACATTGAACACCATCATCCACTTCCTGCCATCACCCCTGGACATCCCTCCAAGGCAGGCCACCGCGCCAAACGGCTCACCCGTGTCCGTAAAGCCGGACCCGGAAGGGCCGCTGACCGCCTATGTGTTCAAGACCGTGGTGGATCCTTACGCGGGCCGGATGAGCTATATCCGGCTGTTCTCGGGGTCACTCGCTCCGGACAGCAACATCACCAACGCCAGCCATGACCAGAAAGAACATATCGGCCCTCTGTTAACGGTGATAGGTAAAAAACAGGAGCCCGCCCGGCAGGGTGTGACCGGGGATATAGTGGCCGTGGCCAAGCTTAAGGCCACGCTGACGGGCGACACCCTTTGCGATGGCAAAACTCCGGCGATGTTCAAGAAGGAAGAGCCCCCTCACCCCGTGGTGTGGGTGGCGGTGGACGCCGCCGGCAGGAACGACGAGGACAAGCTTACCAGTTCACTGGCGCGGTTGATGGAAGAAGACCCCGCTATCCATGTGGAGATGGACCGGGAGACCAAGGAGCTTGTGGTGTCCGGCATGGGGCAAATCCATATGGAGGTGACTTTTGCCCGGCTCAAAAGCCGGTATGGATTGGATGTGACCACCCATCCCCCCAAAATCGCCTACAAGGAAACCATCCGCGGCAGGGCCAAGGCCCATGGCAGGCTGAAAAAGCAGACCGGAGGCCATGGCCAGTTCGCCGATTGCTGGATAGAGATTGAGCCTTCCGGCGACGGGAAACCTTTCGAGTTCGTAAACGCCATAGTGGGCGGGGTGATTCCCCGGCAATACATCCCCGGCGTGGAGAAAGGGGTGCGGGAGGCCATGGAATCCGGAACGCTGGCGGGCTTTCCCGTGACGGGACTGAAAGTGACCCTGGTGGACGGCCAATTCCACGAGGTGGACAGCTCGGAGATAGCCTTTAAAATAGCCGCCTCCATGGCGTTCAAACAGGCCATGGCCGACGCAAGGCCGGTACTGCTGGAGCCTGTGATGGAGCTGGAAGTGGTGGTTCCAGCCGATTGCGTTGGGGACGTGTTGTCGGACATATCCCACCGGCGCGGGAGGGTTACGGGCGTGGGTATGATGGGGGGCGATGAGCAGATAAAAGCCCTGGCCCCATTATCCGAAACCCTGGATTACGACCAGAACCTGCGCTCCATAACCGGCGGCAGAGGCAGGTTTGCCATACATTTCCACGCTTACGAGGAGGCCCCGCCGCCAGTGGCCCAGAAGGTCATCAGCTCGGCGGCCAGAAACCAGCAAGGCAAGGGGTGA